A stretch of [Clostridium] innocuum DNA encodes these proteins:
- the ligA gene encoding NAD-dependent DNA ligase LigA: MSQQRILELRSILDRLAYEYYVLDQPSMSDQEYDRYYQELVALEYEFPQYRDPNSITQRVGGVVLDAFTKVEHKRTMLSLGNAFNLEDLHAFDERVREVVPNARYVVELKIDGLAMSLIYRDGRFVQALTRGDGVVGEDVTHNVKTIPSIPMHIPLQGEVEVRGEVYMPNASFQMLNEEREKNGEELFANPRNAAAGSIRQLDSSVAAKRKLDAFWYYFVNAQEYDIHSHEEALQKMSEMHLRVNPLRKVCERIDEVWQFIEEITEQRNDLPYAIDGMVIKVDDLDAQNRLGSTVKVPRWAIAYKFPAEEVITKLLDIVVTVGRTGRITPNAVLEPVRVAGTTVSAAQLHNEDMIKEKDIRIHDDVVVRKAGDIIPEVVRPLLERRNDTQAVYHFPTHCPICGSELVRFPEEAAHYCINQDCPARVVESMIHFASRDAMDIDTLGDKKVEFFHKQGFLNTIEDIYCLKEHRQELIDLEGFKEKSVDKLLDAIEDSKQNPLEDLIYGLGIRQVGKKAAKVLAKHFLSMDALMAANEEELVAIKDIGQITAECITAFFHEPKNMELIAHLKGYGLRMDTEAEQIQESSFSGKTIVLTGTLTQMTRNDAKALLESLGANVSGSVSKKTDLVIYGEAAGSKLTKANSLGVMTMDEDTFMKEVNGNEQET, from the coding sequence ATGAGTCAGCAGAGGATTTTAGAATTACGAAGCATATTGGACAGGCTGGCGTACGAATATTACGTACTGGATCAGCCAAGCATGAGCGATCAGGAATATGACCGCTATTATCAGGAGCTGGTGGCACTGGAGTATGAATTTCCACAGTACCGCGATCCCAATTCCATCACGCAGCGCGTCGGTGGTGTCGTACTGGACGCATTCACGAAGGTGGAGCATAAGCGCACCATGCTGAGTCTGGGCAATGCCTTCAATCTGGAGGATCTGCATGCCTTTGACGAGCGTGTGCGGGAAGTGGTGCCAAACGCACGCTATGTGGTGGAGCTGAAAATTGACGGACTTGCCATGTCCCTGATATATCGCGACGGGCGCTTTGTACAGGCCCTGACCCGCGGAGACGGTGTTGTCGGTGAGGATGTTACGCACAATGTCAAAACGATCCCATCCATTCCGATGCATATCCCGCTACAGGGTGAGGTGGAAGTGCGCGGAGAGGTGTATATGCCCAATGCCAGCTTTCAGATGCTGAATGAGGAACGGGAAAAGAACGGGGAAGAACTGTTTGCGAATCCGCGAAATGCGGCGGCGGGAAGTATCCGTCAGCTGGACAGCTCGGTTGCGGCAAAGCGTAAGCTGGATGCCTTCTGGTATTACTTTGTGAATGCACAGGAATACGATATTCATTCCCATGAAGAGGCACTGCAGAAGATGAGTGAAATGCATCTGCGGGTGAATCCGCTTCGTAAGGTGTGTGAGCGCATCGATGAGGTGTGGCAGTTTATCGAAGAAATTACAGAGCAGCGAAATGATCTGCCCTACGCGATTGACGGTATGGTCATCAAGGTGGATGATTTGGACGCACAAAATCGTCTGGGCTCCACGGTCAAGGTGCCGCGCTGGGCGATTGCATATAAATTTCCTGCCGAAGAGGTTATCACAAAGCTGCTGGATATCGTGGTAACGGTTGGAAGAACGGGACGTATTACTCCGAATGCCGTACTGGAGCCGGTGCGGGTTGCGGGTACAACGGTATCGGCGGCACAGCTGCACAATGAGGATATGATTAAGGAAAAGGACATCCGTATTCATGATGATGTTGTGGTACGCAAGGCCGGAGATATCATACCGGAGGTCGTTCGACCGCTGCTTGAGCGAAGAAACGATACGCAGGCGGTTTACCACTTTCCAACGCACTGCCCGATCTGCGGAAGTGAGCTGGTACGCTTTCCTGAGGAAGCTGCCCATTACTGCATCAATCAGGACTGCCCCGCCCGTGTTGTGGAAAGCATGATTCATTTTGCGAGTCGGGATGCGATGGATATCGATACACTGGGTGATAAGAAAGTGGAATTTTTCCATAAGCAGGGCTTTTTGAATACCATTGAAGATATATACTGCCTGAAGGAGCATCGGCAGGAGCTGATCGATCTGGAGGGCTTTAAGGAAAAGTCGGTAGATAAGCTGCTGGATGCCATTGAGGACAGCAAGCAGAATCCGCTGGAGGATCTGATCTATGGACTGGGCATCCGCCAGGTTGGCAAGAAAGCCGCAAAGGTTCTGGCAAAGCATTTTCTGAGCATGGATGCACTGATGGCAGCGAATGAGGAAGAGCTTGTGGCAATCAAGGATATCGGACAGATTACGGCAGAGTGCATCACCGCCTTTTTCCATGAGCCGAAGAACATGGAGCTGATTGCCCATTTAAAGGGCTATGGCCTGCGGATGGATACCGAGGCTGAGCAGATTCAGGAAAGCTCATTCAGCGGCAAAACCATCGTACTGACCGGTACGCTGACGCAGATGACACGAAATGATGCCAAGGCGTTGCTGGAATCTCTCGGGGCCAATGTCAGCGGCTCTGTTTCCAAAAAAACCGACCTTGTCATTTACGGCGAGGCGGCTGGCAGCAAGCTGACCAAAGCGAATTCCCTCGGTGTCATGACGATGGATGAGGATACCTTTATGAAAGAGGTGAACGGAAATGAACAGGAAACCTAG
- a CDS encoding UvrD-helicase domain-containing protein, translating to MSFLDQLNEHQLEAVQCVDHHLRIIAGAGSGKTRVVTTRIAYLINDCGVYPNKVLAITFTNKAAREMKERVENLLGDVAKAVTISTIHSFCVRLLREDILELGYPRNFTILDADDQKSILRDAYKQMHIDVKSYSYNSVLSYISNNKTNFIDAATARAGAGKWAGEQIKADVYEFYEKRLKEMYALDFDDLLIFAHRILKNNEEVRAKWQRRFNYLHVDEFQDVDNLQYAIIKLLVKEGSYLCVVGDPDQTIYTWRGAQVDIIMNFERDFPDSHTVVLNENYRSTQQILNGANALIKNNRNRIDKDLFTRVESEDKIIHFSAMDDANEPVWVASKIMTLHHDHVDYRDIAILYRSNFLSRGLEKALLDFHIPYRIYGGVRFYDRAEIKDALSYLRLLAPFDEQDPKAMYKNLAVKRVINSPKRGIGAKTLETIELQANHDETNMYDVLCEYEIGKGKARANIQAFVAMIEECRMLVDTISIDQLLEKVLEDSGYLNMLREDKEIERLENIKELIGDISDYVEAHPEGTLNEYLQEISLYSDKEEQENGDFVQLMTIHAAKGLEFDNVFVYSLCEGIFPNERSVGEGGQPALEEERRLAYVAFTRAKKQLFLSDSYGYSYVLDKIKTTSRFIKELPEDCIEDVGAKPRNTFSSDVDTFSGSDFLSMHSDMVQHRPQESSGYARQAERKLSDVRITDSFDSAPIINEDRKPKKKGKIRKGDLVHHESFGDGVVIKLEEQLATIAFEQKFGIRKIKIDHPALSKK from the coding sequence GTGTCGTTTTTAGATCAATTGAATGAGCATCAGTTAGAGGCAGTACAGTGTGTGGATCATCACCTGCGGATCATTGCGGGGGCAGGAAGTGGAAAGACCCGGGTGGTAACGACCAGAATTGCATATCTGATCAATGACTGCGGAGTATATCCGAATAAAGTATTAGCCATCACCTTTACGAATAAGGCGGCTAGGGAAATGAAAGAGCGAGTGGAGAATCTGCTGGGAGATGTAGCCAAGGCGGTTACGATTTCCACCATTCACTCCTTTTGTGTGCGTCTGTTGCGGGAGGACATTCTGGAGCTGGGATATCCGAGGAATTTCACGATTCTGGATGCGGATGACCAAAAGAGCATTTTGCGGGATGCCTACAAGCAGATGCATATCGATGTCAAAAGCTACAGCTACAACAGTGTGCTGTCGTACATAAGCAACAACAAAACGAATTTTATAGATGCCGCAACCGCCAGGGCGGGTGCCGGCAAATGGGCGGGAGAACAAATCAAGGCCGATGTCTACGAGTTTTACGAGAAGCGTCTGAAGGAAATGTATGCGCTGGATTTCGATGATCTGTTGATTTTTGCCCACCGTATATTGAAGAACAATGAAGAAGTACGCGCGAAATGGCAGCGGCGCTTTAACTATCTGCATGTCGATGAGTTTCAGGATGTCGATAATCTGCAGTATGCCATCATCAAGCTGCTGGTAAAGGAAGGCAGCTATCTGTGCGTGGTCGGCGATCCCGATCAGACGATTTATACCTGGCGTGGTGCACAGGTGGATATCATTATGAATTTTGAAAGGGATTTTCCGGACAGCCATACCGTTGTGCTGAATGAGAACTACCGTTCCACCCAGCAGATTCTGAACGGTGCCAATGCACTGATCAAGAATAACCGCAACCGTATCGATAAGGATTTGTTCACCCGTGTGGAGAGTGAGGATAAAATCATTCATTTCTCTGCTATGGATGATGCAAACGAACCGGTCTGGGTTGCCAGCAAAATCATGACGCTGCATCACGATCATGTGGACTATCGGGATATTGCAATCTTGTATCGCTCCAACTTTCTGTCAAGAGGGCTGGAAAAAGCACTGCTGGATTTTCATATTCCGTATCGCATCTACGGAGGTGTGCGCTTCTATGACCGTGCGGAGATCAAGGATGCCTTAAGCTATCTGCGTCTGTTGGCTCCCTTTGATGAACAGGATCCCAAGGCGATGTACAAGAATCTTGCCGTCAAGCGCGTCATCAATTCTCCGAAGCGGGGAATCGGTGCAAAGACGCTGGAAACCATTGAGCTGCAGGCAAACCATGATGAAACGAATATGTATGATGTCCTGTGCGAATATGAAATCGGAAAGGGCAAGGCAAGAGCCAACATACAGGCGTTTGTTGCGATGATTGAGGAATGCCGCATGTTGGTGGATACCATCAGCATCGACCAGCTGCTGGAGAAGGTGCTGGAGGACAGCGGTTATCTAAATATGCTGCGGGAAGACAAGGAAATAGAGCGTCTGGAAAATATCAAGGAGCTGATCGGGGATATCTCGGATTATGTGGAAGCACATCCGGAGGGTACCCTGAATGAATACCTGCAGGAAATCTCCCTGTATTCCGATAAGGAGGAACAGGAGAACGGGGACTTTGTACAGCTGATGACGATTCATGCCGCAAAGGGGCTGGAATTTGATAATGTCTTTGTGTACAGCCTATGCGAGGGAATCTTCCCGAATGAACGCTCTGTGGGAGAAGGCGGACAACCGGCGCTGGAGGAAGAACGCCGTCTTGCCTATGTAGCCTTTACCCGGGCTAAAAAACAGCTGTTTTTATCCGACTCCTACGGCTACAGCTATGTACTGGATAAAATCAAAACAACCTCCCGGTTCATCAAGGAGCTTCCCGAGGACTGTATCGAGGATGTCGGCGCAAAACCGCGGAATACATTTTCCAGCGATGTCGATACCTTCAGCGGCAGTGACTTTCTGTCCATGCACAGTGACATGGTACAGCATCGTCCTCAGGAAAGCAGCGGCTATGCAAGACAGGCCGAGCGAAAATTAAGCGATGTGCGCATCACAGATTCATTTGATAGTGCACCAATCATAAATGAGGATAGGAAACCTAAGAAAAAGGGTAAAATAAGAAAAGGCGATCTGGTTCATCACGAAAGCTTCGGAGACGGTGTTGTTATCAAGCTGGAAGAACAGCTGGCAACGATTGCCTTCGAACAGAAATTCGGAATCCGAAAGATCAAGATCGACCATCCGGCTTTATCGAAAAAATAG
- a CDS encoding LCP family protein, with product MAKQKPKRYYTRTIDLLFLLAFLIVGIVSFTIAFTFGILPVKWTMAAAGILLILFLILFMLSMKKLPKWAVIVKRLFILLLTVVIGTGGYFLDKSRSTLHKMSKNAAGSTTEIYVVVKKGSGIDSLSQLEGKTIGYQKGVDKKNAAYAREKLDSEVGNTTPKEELDYTTLYSDLNLETVNAFVISDSYYDMSKSNIDGFADSVDIIQTYKKKNDAASGPDIDVTKDTFTVYLSGLDNMGSPDQQTRSDTNLILIVNPKANHIDMVSLPRDGYIPNAAYDYKNDKLTHTGNDGIENSVETIQNFFGIPIDYYARVSFNSLIEIVDTIGGIDVDVEIDFCEQDENRSFKKEDLICLKKGKQHLNGKQALAYSRHRKTKGYDNAGRERAQQRIIKAIINKLISANGLTKVNDLMDIAPNYIITNMPAEKIADFVSGELNELKPWTISSITSDNGVYEDLYVASLDPSLGVSNVYLFSRDEVHAVVNAYDAARRQLQMNSFTFNLNDLYANTPKINTSENIRYADMAENPQ from the coding sequence ATGGCAAAACAAAAACCGAAACGATACTATACCCGCACGATCGACCTGCTGTTTCTGCTGGCGTTTCTGATCGTGGGAATCGTATCCTTTACCATAGCATTTACCTTCGGCATCCTTCCTGTGAAATGGACGATGGCAGCCGCAGGTATCCTGCTGATTCTATTCCTTATATTATTTATGCTGTCCATGAAGAAGCTTCCCAAGTGGGCTGTGATCGTCAAGCGTCTGTTTATTCTTCTTTTGACGGTGGTTATCGGTACCGGGGGATATTTTCTGGATAAATCACGAAGCACTCTGCATAAGATGAGCAAAAATGCGGCAGGCTCCACCACGGAAATCTATGTGGTCGTGAAAAAGGGCAGCGGTATTGATTCCCTTTCCCAGCTGGAAGGCAAAACGATCGGCTATCAGAAGGGCGTCGATAAGAAAAATGCCGCCTATGCAAGGGAAAAGCTGGACAGCGAGGTTGGCAATACCACGCCCAAGGAAGAGCTGGATTATACAACGCTGTACAGCGATCTGAATCTGGAAACGGTGAATGCCTTTGTTATTTCCGATTCCTATTATGATATGTCCAAATCCAATATTGACGGCTTTGCGGACAGTGTGGATATCATTCAGACCTACAAAAAGAAAAATGATGCCGCCAGCGGTCCCGATATCGATGTCACAAAGGATACCTTCACCGTCTATCTGAGCGGACTTGATAATATGGGAAGTCCGGACCAGCAGACAAGAAGTGATACGAATCTGATTCTGATTGTCAATCCGAAGGCGAATCACATTGATATGGTGTCTCTGCCAAGAGACGGCTACATACCGAATGCCGCCTACGATTATAAAAACGACAAGCTGACGCATACCGGAAACGACGGGATTGAAAACAGTGTGGAAACGATACAGAACTTCTTCGGTATCCCGATTGATTACTATGCCCGTGTAAGCTTCAATTCCCTGATTGAAATTGTCGATACGATCGGCGGTATTGATGTGGATGTGGAAATTGACTTCTGTGAACAGGATGAAAATCGAAGCTTTAAGAAAGAAGATTTGATCTGTCTGAAAAAGGGCAAGCAGCACTTAAACGGCAAGCAGGCGCTCGCCTATTCCCGGCACCGTAAGACCAAGGGCTATGACAATGCCGGAAGAGAGCGTGCACAGCAGCGCATTATCAAGGCAATTATCAATAAGCTGATCTCCGCAAACGGGTTAACCAAGGTGAATGATCTGATGGATATTGCACCGAATTACATTATCACCAATATGCCGGCAGAGAAGATTGCGGATTTTGTATCCGGTGAGCTGAATGAGCTGAAGCCATGGACGATTTCCTCCATCACCAGCGATAACGGTGTCTATGAAGACCTGTATGTGGCAAGTCTGGATCCGTCCCTTGGTGTAAGCAATGTGTATCTATTCAGCCGGGATGAGGTGCATGCGGTTGTGAATGCCTATGATGCGGCACGCAGGCAGCTGCAGATGAACAGCTTTACGTTTAATTTGAATGATCTGTATGCGAATACTCCGAAGATCAATACCTCGGAAAACATACGCTATGCGGATATGGCAGAGAATCCGCAGTAA
- a CDS encoding HAD-IIB family hydrolase yields the protein MIKYFASDLDGTLLNADYAWDTILDEGMKAILRDGYEFVVTTGRTIAGVKGCEGLWALPVHVIVMNGALILDKDKTTLFRGAIKKRTVAGILDAMPHANLEFFTEDKILTMLPRKKYIEEYMKWDIWRKKVLDNGKSGYLDEYLSRFHFQAKREEILKLDILKINGLELHQDKRADLLDRLTMFENDIVNASFDSNVFELTDRAISKASALMFLAHRKQWDKQKIAVFGDGGNDMDMLMSFVHSYAPENAQEQVKKVVSEIIASNDQYGVLKKIMQIAADNRRKHTPI from the coding sequence ATGATTAAATATTTCGCAAGTGATTTGGATGGTACATTATTAAATGCAGATTATGCATGGGATACCATTCTGGATGAGGGCATGAAGGCGATTCTGAGGGATGGTTATGAATTCGTCGTGACAACGGGGCGAACGATTGCAGGTGTAAAAGGTTGCGAAGGACTCTGGGCGCTGCCGGTTCATGTTATCGTTATGAACGGTGCACTCATTTTGGATAAAGATAAAACGACACTGTTCCGTGGGGCGATAAAGAAAAGGACGGTAGCGGGAATACTGGATGCTATGCCGCATGCAAACCTGGAATTTTTCACAGAAGATAAAATTTTAACGATGCTGCCACGGAAAAAATACATAGAGGAATATATGAAATGGGATATATGGAGAAAGAAGGTTCTTGATAATGGAAAGAGCGGATATCTGGATGAATATCTCAGCCGGTTTCATTTTCAAGCGAAGCGTGAAGAAATCCTGAAGTTGGATATTCTGAAAATAAACGGTTTGGAATTACATCAGGACAAACGTGCAGACCTTCTCGACAGACTGACTATGTTTGAAAATGATATTGTAAATGCTTCCTTCGATTCCAATGTTTTTGAATTGACGGACAGAGCAATATCAAAAGCAAGTGCTTTGATGTTTCTGGCGCATCGGAAACAATGGGACAAACAGAAAATTGCTGTATTCGGAGATGGTGGAAATGATATGGATATGCTGATGAGCTTTGTACATTCCTATGCGCCTGAAAATGCACAGGAACAAGTAAAAAAAGTGGTATCTGAAATCATTGCTTCCAATGATCAATACGGTGTGCTTAAAAAAATTATGCAGATTGCAGCGGACAATCGCAGGAAACACACACCCATTTGA
- a CDS encoding family 1 glycosylhydrolase, translating to MYKNTSPLKFPNDFLWGGATAANQVEGAWNEDGKGMTIEDCLPYREVGVADFTKQFQFSSRDLEEALTAGPDANYPKRRGIDFYHHYKEDIKLFAEMGYKIFRMSISWARIFTDPRDEKPNEDGIAFYEDMFKECKKYGIEPLVTLSHYDPPVVLATKYRGWYSREVIDLFEKYARVCFERFGKYVTYWLTFNEVDAMLRHPVTSGALIEDRFADIPFEQAIYQAMHHQMVASARAVKLGHELVPGAQIGCMMTKLCFYPFTCKPEDNLATQQRMRSIYRYVDIQVFGEYPNYLNNEIRNKGYVIQWKDSDETDLKEGTVDFVSFSYYMTSCMAAETEGLDMAPGNTVNGVKNPYLPSSEWGWQTDPTGLRISLVDIYDRYRKPLFIVENGLGERDQITEDGKIHDPYRCEYLKEHVMAMSDAINEDGVELWGYTWWGCIDLVSESTRQMSKRYGFIYVDIDDYGNGTYNRYKKDSFYYYKQVIESNGEKL from the coding sequence ATGTATAAGAATACATCACCATTGAAATTTCCAAACGACTTTCTGTGGGGCGGTGCAACTGCGGCCAATCAGGTTGAAGGAGCGTGGAATGAGGATGGAAAAGGTATGACGATTGAAGATTGTCTGCCTTATCGTGAAGTAGGCGTTGCTGATTTTACGAAGCAGTTTCAATTCAGCAGCAGAGATTTAGAAGAAGCACTGACAGCTGGACCGGATGCAAATTATCCAAAAAGACGGGGAATCGACTTCTATCACCATTACAAGGAAGATATTAAATTATTTGCGGAAATGGGCTATAAGATATTCCGTATGTCCATTTCCTGGGCGAGAATCTTTACAGATCCAAGAGATGAGAAGCCCAATGAGGATGGTATCGCTTTTTACGAGGATATGTTTAAGGAATGTAAAAAATATGGCATAGAACCGCTCGTTACGCTTTCCCACTATGATCCACCGGTTGTACTGGCAACAAAGTATCGTGGCTGGTATTCAAGAGAGGTCATTGATCTGTTTGAAAAATATGCTCGTGTCTGCTTTGAACGCTTTGGGAAATATGTAACTTACTGGCTTACCTTCAATGAGGTGGACGCTATGCTCAGGCATCCTGTGACAAGCGGAGCACTGATTGAAGACAGATTTGCTGATATCCCATTTGAACAGGCGATTTATCAAGCAATGCATCATCAGATGGTTGCGAGCGCAAGAGCAGTGAAGCTGGGACATGAGCTTGTTCCCGGAGCACAGATCGGCTGCATGATGACAAAGCTGTGTTTCTATCCGTTTACCTGTAAGCCGGAGGACAATCTTGCGACACAGCAGCGGATGCGCAGTATCTACCGCTATGTAGATATACAGGTGTTTGGAGAATATCCAAATTATTTAAACAATGAAATCAGAAACAAGGGGTATGTCATACAATGGAAAGACAGTGATGAGACGGATTTAAAAGAGGGAACAGTTGATTTTGTAAGCTTCTCTTACTATATGACCAGCTGTATGGCTGCAGAAACAGAAGGTCTGGATATGGCACCAGGAAATACTGTGAATGGTGTGAAAAACCCATATCTGCCATCCTCTGAATGGGGCTGGCAGACGGATCCAACCGGATTGCGGATTTCACTTGTTGATATTTATGACCGGTACAGGAAGCCTCTGTTTATCGTGGAAAACGGTCTGGGGGAACGTGATCAGATTACAGAGGATGGAAAAATACATGATCCGTACCGCTGTGAATATCTGAAGGAGCATGTCATGGCGATGAGTGATGCCATAAATGAAGATGGTGTGGAGCTGTGGGGCTATACATGGTGGGGCTGTATTGATCTTGTCAGTGAATCCACGAGACAGATGTCAAAACGCTACGGCTTTATTTATGTGGATATAGATGATTATGGCAACGGTACCTATAACCGGTATAAAAAAGACAGTTTCTACTATTATAAACAGGTTATCGAAAGTAACGGAGAGAAATTATAA
- a CDS encoding PTS transporter subunit EIIC translates to MDVKKTAAQILKEVGGKENIKEMFHCVTRLRFYVKDYKKVDLEHIKKIDGVMGAQYQTEQLQIIIGNDVGSVYDAVTALTGFIHDEETMAKKKKFRATGVFETMAAIFLPTIPVLAGTGMIKGLITILTSYCGFDAASDFIQVATIAGDCVFYFFPFLVAWSASKRFKTDTACALALAGCLLYPTMTAGLAAGADPMHFLGLPIPFVKYAASSIPIVLAVLVLSWFYPFIDKLIPKVLRLVFTPMLVLMMMVPLTLIAIAPLASYISQGLVMVVKFLYDLSPVIAGAIVGGTRLLVVLTGMHLSLGAVILENINQFGSDFLLPMNTMGTLALFGVCMGVWVKSKNTQTKSIGASTAISSFIGITEPGIYGILLKFKNALIAVMIAGAAGGAIVGAFGGQSTAYVNSCILSLPVFMGDGFWAVCLGMAVSAALGFLLIMVLGLSEEKNSCESTAVDTKTVENSRNEIIQAPMNGTLMKLSDVEEDVFASGSMGKGIAIDPDEGVIAAPFDGTITAVYPTKHAIGLTSKQGVECIIHIGINTANLQGKYFDVKVREQQEVQAGDILVEVDLAGILKEGYSLITPVIITNSASYLDVLANEESGIIVKGEPLLTVLK, encoded by the coding sequence ATGGACGTGAAGAAAACAGCCGCTCAGATTTTAAAAGAAGTAGGCGGAAAAGAAAATATCAAGGAGATGTTTCACTGTGTGACGAGGCTGCGTTTTTATGTAAAGGATTATAAAAAGGTGGATTTGGAACATATTAAAAAAATTGATGGGGTAATGGGGGCGCAGTATCAGACGGAACAGCTGCAGATCATCATCGGAAACGACGTAGGCAGCGTATATGATGCCGTTACTGCACTGACCGGGTTCATCCATGATGAAGAGACAATGGCGAAAAAGAAAAAATTCAGAGCCACAGGCGTATTTGAAACCATGGCGGCTATTTTCCTGCCGACGATACCAGTATTGGCAGGAACCGGGATGATTAAGGGTCTGATCACGATTCTCACCTCTTACTGCGGATTTGATGCGGCCTCTGATTTTATTCAGGTAGCTACGATTGCGGGGGACTGTGTATTCTATTTCTTCCCGTTTTTAGTAGCATGGTCTGCATCCAAACGCTTTAAAACAGATACCGCCTGTGCACTGGCGCTGGCAGGCTGTCTTTTGTATCCCACCATGACAGCGGGTCTTGCGGCAGGGGCAGATCCTATGCATTTTCTGGGGTTGCCGATTCCGTTCGTAAAATATGCGGCAAGCAGTATTCCGATTGTTCTTGCTGTTCTGGTATTGAGCTGGTTTTATCCGTTCATTGATAAGCTCATTCCCAAGGTTTTGCGTCTGGTATTTACACCGATGCTCGTATTGATGATGATGGTACCTCTGACACTGATTGCGATTGCCCCGCTGGCAAGCTATATTTCTCAGGGATTGGTTATGGTCGTCAAATTCCTGTATGACTTATCACCGGTAATTGCCGGAGCTATTGTTGGTGGTACACGCTTACTGGTCGTATTAACCGGAATGCATTTATCGCTGGGGGCAGTAATACTGGAAAATATCAATCAGTTCGGGTCTGACTTCCTGCTGCCGATGAATACAATGGGAACACTGGCACTGTTTGGTGTTTGTATGGGAGTCTGGGTGAAATCAAAGAATACACAGACAAAATCAATCGGTGCATCCACTGCTATATCATCCTTTATCGGAATAACAGAGCCGGGAATTTACGGAATACTGCTGAAATTTAAAAATGCACTGATTGCCGTTATGATTGCCGGTGCAGCCGGTGGAGCAATCGTCGGTGCTTTTGGTGGACAGTCAACTGCATATGTCAATTCCTGTATCCTGTCTTTGCCTGTTTTCATGGGAGATGGATTCTGGGCAGTATGTTTGGGAATGGCCGTGTCTGCGGCCCTTGGCTTCCTGTTGATTATGGTATTGGGCTTATCTGAAGAAAAAAACAGCTGTGAAAGTACAGCTGTAGATACAAAGACTGTGGAAAACAGCCGGAATGAAATAATACAGGCACCGATGAATGGCACACTGATGAAGCTGAGTGACGTTGAGGAGGACGTGTTTGCTTCTGGTAGTATGGGGAAGGGAATTGCGATTGATCCGGATGAGGGCGTGATCGCTGCACCATTTGATGGAACAATCACTGCGGTTTATCCTACAAAGCATGCAATCGGACTGACATCAAAGCAGGGAGTGGAATGTATTATTCACATTGGTATCAATACAGCAAATTTACAGGGGAAATACTTCGATGTGAAGGTGCGTGAACAGCAGGAGGTACAGGCTGGTGATATCCTGGTGGAAGTCGATCTGGCAGGAATTCTGAAAGAAGGCTATTCTCTGATCACTCCTGTTATCATCACGAATTCCGCTAGCTACCTGGATGTGCTGGCGAATGAAGAAAGCGGTATTATCGTAAAAGGAGAACCGTTGTTGACGGTTCTGAAATAG
- a CDS encoding PRD domain-containing protein — MNIVKVLNNNVVLSMDENHEDVIVLGNGIAFQKKYGDQIDDSKIERIFTQQIPELTARFQKMLSEIPMDFLEIAEKIILNAKLKLNHDFNDNLYISLMDHINFTIQRYREGMLIENRLLLETKVLYKDEFAAGKEAVELINTTFDVQLPEDEAAFIALHFVNASTGGSMQDTVQQTRIVQDTLTVIKNFFNMTFQEDSISYYRLVTHLKFFAQRITAKKIQGKAKEDVQLLEIVKLKYPDSYECVNRIVKYMNLEFGYSLTNEERLYLTIHIERIRETND, encoded by the coding sequence GTGAATATTGTGAAAGTATTAAACAATAACGTTGTGCTTTCAATGGATGAGAATCATGAGGATGTCATTGTACTTGGAAATGGTATCGCATTTCAGAAAAAATATGGAGATCAAATTGATGATTCAAAAATAGAACGTATTTTTACACAGCAGATTCCTGAATTAACAGCGAGATTTCAGAAGATGTTAAGCGAAATACCAATGGACTTTCTGGAGATAGCGGAGAAGATCATTTTGAATGCAAAGCTGAAGCTGAATCACGATTTTAATGATAATCTGTACATATCATTGATGGACCATATCAATTTTACAATTCAGAGATATCGGGAAGGTATGCTGATTGAGAATCGGCTGCTGCTGGAGACTAAGGTTCTGTATAAAGATGAATTTGCAGCAGGCAAAGAAGCTGTGGAATTGATCAATACAACATTTGACGTTCAGCTGCCGGAGGATGAAGCAGCCTTTATCGCGCTTCATTTCGTCAATGCCAGTACAGGCGGAAGTATGCAGGATACGGTTCAGCAGACACGTATCGTACAGGATACCCTGACCGTTATTAAAAATTTCTTCAACATGACATTTCAGGAGGATTCCATCTCATATTATCGCTTAGTTACGCATCTGAAATTTTTTGCACAACGCATAACCGCTAAAAAAATACAGGGCAAAGCGAAGGAAGATGTTCAACTACTGGAAATTGTAAAGCTGAAATATCCCGATTCCTATGAGTGCGTTAACAGAATTGTGAAATATATGAATCTGGAGTTCGGGTACTCATTGACAAATGAGGAACGATTGTATCTGACAATACATATTGAACGAATTAGAGAGACTAATGATTAG